AAACAGCCTGCCAGTGCGAGAAAGCGTTACAGAATTGTAAATCAGAGCGCACATTTTAGCGGTAAATCGCACTCTTTGCTCCACTGCACGTCGCTAATTGCCAGCTGGCGTGCAAAATTGTCAATCAGCAGCGGTTGAACCGATTCCAGGCTGACTTCCGGGCGCAGCGCGTGAATGTGCGTCATCTCCAGGCCAGCGTAGCCGCAGGGATTGATCCGCAGGAAGGGGGTGAGGTCCATATCAACATTTAGCGCCAGGCCGTGGAAAGAGCAGCCATTGCGGATCCGCAGACCCAGGGAGCAAATTTTTCTGCCGTCAACATACACACCGGGCGCATCAGGGCGCGCGCTGGCCACGATATCAAAGTGGGCAAGCGTGGTTATTATCGTTTCTTCAAGCGCGGTGACGAGCTGACGAACACCGACTTTGCGGCGTTTGAGGTTGATCATCACATACATCACCTGCTGACCCGGGCCGTGATAGGTCACCTGGCCGCCGCGATCGCTCTGCATCACCGGGATATCGCCCGGCATCAGCAGATGTTCAGTTTTCCCTGCCTGCCCCTGAGTAAAGACCGGCGAATGCTCTACCAGCCAGACTTCATCGGGCGTGTTTTCACTGCGCTGGTCGGTAAACTGATGCATAGCGTGGGAGACAGGCGCCCAGGGCTGGAGGCCCAGCTGGCGAATAATCAGAGTATCAGGAGACAAAACGCACGATCCGGTTAGAAAAGCAGGAGGGCAGTATAGCGCTGGTGCGGGGCAAGAACCAGTATGCCCGCACCAGATATGGGGTTACAGCACCATCCGAACAATTTCTATTTTGCCCAGCTCTTCGTACAGCGTTTCAACCTGCTCGATATGCGTGGCGGTAATGGTGATAGAAACGGAATGGAAGTTGCCTTTGCTGCTCGGTTTAACGTCCGGAGAGTAGTCGCCCGGCGCGTGACGTTGCACGACTTCAACCACTTGATCGACCAGCTCTGGCTGTGCCAGCCCCATTACTTTGTAGGTAAAGGAGGTTGGGAATTCGAGCAGGTCTTTAAGGTTGGTTTTCATATGGACTCCGGTAACACATACAAGGAACCCCGTCGCTGCGGGAGTTCACAGATACTTATAATATGGGGATATTGTGGGATAATTTCAAGAGACGAGCGTATGACCAGACTGCTGTCCCGCAGGGGCCGATCGACGATCGGCCCCTCAACGTGGGGAATTAACCGAACCAGTGGTGGAACATCAGTTTGATGTAGTCCACGAGGCGGCCGAAGATGCCACCTTCCGGTACCTCATTGAGCACCACCAGCGGATGCTGCTCAATGGTTTTCCCGTCGAGCTGGAAGTTAATGCTACCTACCACCTGATTTTTCTGTAATGGCGCATGCAGCTCGGTGTTAGTGAGCGTGTAGCTGGCTTTCAGGTCTTTCATCCGGCCGCGTGGGATGGTCAGATAAACGTCTTTTTCCACGCCCAGCTGGACGCGATCGCTGTTACCAAACCAGACCGGCTCGGAGGCGAACTCTTTCCCGGCCTTCAGCGGTGCGACGGTTTCAAAGAAACGGAAGCCCCAGGTGAGCAGTTTTTTACTTTCGGTTTCACGGCCTTTATAGGTACGGCCACCCATCACCGCAGAGATCAACCGCATCTGACCTTCGGTTGCTGAAGCCACCAGGTTGTAGCCTGCCGCATCGGTGTGGCCGGTCTTGATGCCGTCCACGTTGAGGCTGGTATCCCACAGCAGACCGTTACGGTTCATCTGACGGATATTGTTAAAGGTGAATTCTTTCTCGTGATAAACCGCATACTCATCCGGTACATCGCGGATCAGCGCGCGTCCAATCAGTGCCATGTCGCGCGGAGAGCTGTACTGACCTTCCGCATCCAGACCGTGCACCGTCTGGAAATGGGTATTCTGCAGGCCAAGCGCCTTAACGTAGTTATTCATCAGGCCAACGAACGCATCCTGGCTACCGGCAACGTAGTCGGCCATGGCAACACAGGCATCGTTACCCGACTGCAGCACGATGCCGCGGGTCAGCTGGGAAACCGGCACACGGTCACCGGGCTTGAGGAACATCAGCGAAGAGCCTTTGAACACCGGATTACCGGTGGCCCATGCGTCTTTACCGACGGTAACGATATCGTCCTGATGGATTTTACCCGCCTTAACGGCCTGTCCGATGACGTAGCTGGTCATCATCTTGGTCAGGCTGGCCGGATCGCGACGCGTATCGGCGTTTTTCTCCGCCAGCACCTTACCGGAGTTATAGTCGATCAGGACGTAGGCTTCAGCATCAATCTCCGGTACGCCCGGGATCATGGTTTTAATGTTTACATCATCAGCATAGGCGACAACGTTGAGGCTGAGGGCGATTAGCGATCCTACCGTCAGGCGTTTGATCAGTCGAGAAGGGGTCAGATTGCGCATGTTAAGAACGACAACATCCTGGCTAAGTTAAAAAAAGTGACTCACTATAGCAAAATCCTCTGGCAGCGACCCGCGCTAATTGTTGCGGGTCGGGCAGAATCACATTGCATTGGGTGCGACGGTAATAAACGACTGCTGGTTCGCTTCATTCGCCAGACGCTGCTGCAGTGCGGCGGCCTGCTGGCGTGAACTGAAGCGTCCAAGCTGTACGCGATAAACGTTGCCGCGGCTGTCAACCGAGCCACGGACGCCAAACTGTTTGCCCAGGCTGTTAGCAAGCTGCTGGGCGCGGGTGCCATCGCTCAGTGCGCCTACCTGCACCACGTAACTGCCGCTGCCGGAAGCGGCGGGCTGTGAGGCAGCCGCGGCGGCGACAATGGCCGGAGGGGCTGAAGACGCAGACGACGCGACCGGAGCGCTAACCGGTTCGCTGCCTTCCA
The sequence above is a segment of the Erwinia sp. SLM-02 genome. Coding sequences within it:
- the dacA gene encoding D-alanyl-D-alanine carboxypeptidase DacA, whose translation is MRNLTPSRLIKRLTVGSLIALSLNVVAYADDVNIKTMIPGVPEIDAEAYVLIDYNSGKVLAEKNADTRRDPASLTKMMTSYVIGQAVKAGKIHQDDIVTVGKDAWATGNPVFKGSSLMFLKPGDRVPVSQLTRGIVLQSGNDACVAMADYVAGSQDAFVGLMNNYVKALGLQNTHFQTVHGLDAEGQYSSPRDMALIGRALIRDVPDEYAVYHEKEFTFNNIRQMNRNGLLWDTSLNVDGIKTGHTDAAGYNLVASATEGQMRLISAVMGGRTYKGRETESKKLLTWGFRFFETVAPLKAGKEFASEPVWFGNSDRVQLGVEKDVYLTIPRGRMKDLKASYTLTNTELHAPLQKNQVVGSINFQLDGKTIEQHPLVVLNEVPEGGIFGRLVDYIKLMFHHWFG
- the ybeD gene encoding DUF493 family protein YbeD, whose translation is MKTNLKDLLEFPTSFTYKVMGLAQPELVDQVVEVVQRHAPGDYSPDVKPSSKGNFHSVSITITATHIEQVETLYEELGKIEIVRMVL
- the lipB gene encoding lipoyl(octanoyl) transferase LipB, producing MSPDTLIIRQLGLQPWAPVSHAMHQFTDQRSENTPDEVWLVEHSPVFTQGQAGKTEHLLMPGDIPVMQSDRGGQVTYHGPGQQVMYVMINLKRRKVGVRQLVTALEETIITTLAHFDIVASARPDAPGVYVDGRKICSLGLRIRNGCSFHGLALNVDMDLTPFLRINPCGYAGLEMTHIHALRPEVSLESVQPLLIDNFARQLAISDVQWSKECDLPLKCAL